In the Magnetospira sp. QH-2 genome, one interval contains:
- a CDS encoding nickel-dependent hydrogenase large subunit, producing MDEGRLDIALTLSGERVDAVTIDVARPRLAGRLLVGRPAEAAPKMMGLVFSICGTAQTCAALRAVEAAQGLTPDPDTESLREIMIRAEALDQDLLRLCLDWPTETIGAASVTTLRDLRTTLADGTALVSGPDWRRPGERAAILDQDVWSDFQILLRRQLAELLLGEPRGRVPESLTRARMWWQQGDTPAARVLEWVERHGLAGFGASEGRFLDSATPAFFHHRLANEDGDRFAACPDWQGQPAETGPLARHRHHPLVRDIIAEHGAGLLARMTARLVGVLSEPGIPGLQADDDGAGVGVGLAETARGLLAHRVVLDGETVADYRTVAPTEWNFHPDGPLSRGLVGTEAGSEDDLRRRVSLLVSAIDPCVAYDLTISG from the coding sequence ATGGATGAAGGGCGGCTGGATATTGCTCTGACTCTGTCTGGCGAACGAGTCGACGCGGTCACCATCGATGTGGCTCGGCCCCGGTTGGCCGGGCGATTGCTGGTGGGGCGCCCGGCGGAGGCCGCGCCGAAGATGATGGGCTTGGTGTTCAGCATCTGCGGTACCGCTCAGACCTGTGCCGCCCTGCGCGCGGTGGAGGCCGCCCAGGGCCTGACCCCGGATCCGGATACCGAGAGCCTGCGCGAGATTATGATCCGGGCCGAGGCCCTGGATCAGGACCTGTTACGCCTGTGCCTGGATTGGCCGACGGAAACCATCGGTGCCGCTTCGGTCACGACATTGCGCGATCTGCGAACCACTCTTGCCGACGGGACCGCCTTGGTTTCCGGCCCCGATTGGCGGCGACCGGGAGAGCGGGCCGCCATCCTGGATCAAGACGTCTGGTCTGATTTTCAAATCTTGCTCCGAAGGCAACTGGCCGAGCTATTGCTGGGCGAGCCGCGCGGGCGCGTGCCTGAGAGCCTGACGCGGGCCCGGATGTGGTGGCAACAGGGCGATACCCCGGCGGCCCGGGTCCTCGAATGGGTGGAGCGCCACGGCCTAGCCGGGTTCGGTGCGTCGGAAGGCCGTTTCTTGGATTCCGCGACCCCGGCCTTCTTCCATCACAGACTGGCGAATGAGGATGGTGACCGTTTCGCGGCTTGTCCCGATTGGCAGGGGCAGCCCGCCGAGACCGGACCCCTGGCCCGGCATCGCCACCATCCGCTGGTCCGCGATATCATCGCCGAACACGGTGCGGGCCTGTTGGCGCGCATGACCGCCCGGCTGGTTGGTGTGTTGAGCGAGCCGGGGATCCCGGGGCTCCAGGCCGATGACGATGGCGCCGGGGTCGGCGTGGGTCTGGCGGAAACAGCACGCGGTCTGTTGGCTCATCGGGTGGTTTTGGACGGTGAGACGGTGGCCGACTATCGCACCGTGGCGCCCACCGAGTGGAACTTCCATCCGGACGGGCCGTTGTCTCGGGGACTGGTGGGCACCGAGGCCGGGTCGGAGGACGATCTCAGACGACGGGTCTCGTTGCTGGTCTCGGCCATCGATCCCTGCGTGGCCTATGACCTGACCATCAGCGGCTGA
- the plsY gene encoding glycerol-3-phosphate 1-O-acyltransferase PlsY codes for MGQADYPTITLMHQIAALSGYLIGSIPFGIVMAKLFGLGDLRSIGSGNIGATNVLRTGNKPAAFLTLVLDAGKGAIVVLLFLHAFDYETTLARQYALLGGLMAVIGHNFSIFLRFQGGKGVATTLGTLLAYAWPVGLGACATWLVVALVLRYSSLAALVALAGAPVYALYLSDSNTVILALALGLLAFARHHENIRRLIRGKESKIGKKKPD; via the coding sequence ATGGGCCAGGCCGACTATCCGACTATTACCTTGATGCACCAAATCGCGGCCCTGAGCGGTTATCTGATCGGGTCCATCCCTTTCGGGATCGTCATGGCCAAGTTGTTCGGGCTGGGCGATCTCCGCAGCATCGGTTCAGGCAACATCGGCGCCACCAACGTACTGCGCACCGGCAACAAACCGGCGGCTTTTTTGACCTTGGTACTGGACGCGGGCAAGGGCGCCATCGTCGTATTGCTGTTCCTACATGCCTTTGACTACGAAACCACCCTGGCCCGACAATATGCATTGCTTGGCGGGTTGATGGCGGTAATCGGGCATAATTTTTCGATCTTCCTGAGATTCCAGGGCGGCAAGGGCGTGGCCACCACCCTGGGCACCCTGTTGGCCTATGCCTGGCCGGTGGGCCTGGGGGCTTGTGCGACCTGGCTGGTGGTGGCCTTGGTGCTGCGCTATTCATCCCTGGCCGCGCTGGTGGCCTTGGCGGGGGCGCCGGTCTATGCCCTTTACCTCAGCGATAGCAACACGGTGATCCTGGCTCTCGCTCTGGGACTGTTGGCTTTCGCCCGGCATCACGAAAACATCCGCCGCCTGATTCGCGGCAAGGAAAGCAAGATCGGCAAAAAGAAGCCGGACTGA
- a CDS encoding invasion associated locus B family protein has product MPRIAPILAFLLAVVTFADPASANAVRVFEAQQGAWKASCYKDPGSDEPYCHLMVIHTFADGSKTGNFVRFGPVFDRDKRGVVVASYLGFAKKSKISIQVDMDGAEDKKWSDPAPKTNHLVIPEQVSGEILTAMEAGQSLRLKFKPATGIAQNIKVSLTDYRDLLKAVTKVLAGETVSR; this is encoded by the coding sequence ATGCCCCGCATCGCTCCGATCCTCGCCTTTCTGCTTGCTGTCGTGACCTTTGCCGATCCGGCCTCGGCCAATGCCGTTCGGGTGTTCGAGGCCCAGCAGGGTGCTTGGAAGGCCTCTTGCTACAAGGACCCGGGCAGCGACGAGCCCTACTGCCATCTGATGGTCATCCATACGTTCGCCGATGGCTCCAAGACCGGAAACTTCGTGCGCTTCGGGCCGGTGTTCGATCGCGACAAACGCGGTGTCGTGGTGGCCAGCTATCTGGGTTTCGCTAAAAAAAGCAAGATTTCCATCCAGGTGGATATGGACGGCGCCGAGGACAAGAAATGGTCCGACCCGGCGCCCAAGACCAACCATCTGGTCATCCCCGAGCAGGTCAGTGGCGAAATCCTGACCGCCATGGAGGCCGGACAATCCTTGCGGCTGAAATTCAAACCGGCCACCGGCATCGCCCAGAATATCAAGGTCTCTCTCACCGACTATCGGGACCTGTTGAAGGCGGTGACCAAGGTGCTGGCCGGGGAAACGGTCAGCCGCTGA
- a CDS encoding NAD(P)/FAD-dependent oxidoreductase: MSQPAIHVTDVAVVGAGPTGLFAVFECGMLKMTCHVIDPLDMVGGQLSALYPEKPIYDIPGLPAIQAGDLVTNLEKQAAAFDPVYHLGERVEKLVRTDDERFLLETSKGTRIDAKAVIIAAGAGAFGPNRPPLANIEQYEGDSVFYMVSRREAFRGRRVVIAGGGDSAVDWALSLHELAEKIYVVHRRPKFRAAPESAARLKALSEDGTGKLELVVPYQLDSLEGEGSTLSAVNVKTLDGDIRRLDADVLLPFYGLATDLGPIAEWGLNLDMHHITVESGTLATNKPGIFAIGDVATYEHKLKLILCGFSEAAMAAHAVRDLVYPDEALHFEYSTSLGVPHA, from the coding sequence ATGTCGCAGCCCGCCATCCATGTCACCGATGTCGCCGTGGTCGGTGCCGGTCCCACCGGTTTGTTCGCCGTGTTCGAATGCGGCATGCTGAAAATGACGTGTCACGTGATCGACCCTTTGGACATGGTCGGCGGACAGCTTTCCGCTCTTTATCCGGAAAAACCCATTTACGACATTCCCGGCTTGCCCGCCATTCAGGCCGGCGATCTGGTGACCAACCTGGAAAAACAGGCCGCGGCCTTTGATCCCGTTTATCACCTGGGCGAGCGCGTGGAAAAGCTGGTCCGCACCGACGACGAACGCTTCTTGCTGGAGACCTCAAAGGGTACCCGAATCGACGCCAAGGCGGTGATCATCGCCGCCGGAGCCGGCGCCTTCGGACCCAATCGTCCGCCCTTGGCGAATATCGAGCAGTACGAAGGCGACAGCGTCTTTTACATGGTCAGCCGCCGCGAGGCTTTCCGCGGGCGGCGGGTGGTTATCGCGGGCGGTGGCGATTCGGCGGTGGATTGGGCCCTGTCGCTGCATGAACTGGCGGAAAAGATTTATGTGGTGCACCGGCGCCCCAAGTTCCGCGCCGCGCCGGAAAGCGCCGCACGCCTGAAAGCCCTGTCGGAAGACGGCACGGGCAAGCTGGAACTGGTGGTGCCCTACCAACTGGATTCCCTTGAGGGCGAGGGCAGCACCCTGTCGGCGGTGAACGTCAAGACCCTGGATGGGGATATCCGCCGCCTCGATGCCGATGTGCTGCTGCCCTTTTACGGTCTGGCCACGGACTTAGGCCCCATCGCCGAGTGGGGTCTGAACCTGGACATGCATCATATCACCGTGGAGTCGGGAACCCTGGCCACCAATAAGCCGGGAATTTTCGCCATCGGCGATGTGGCGACCTATGAGCATAAGCTCAAATTGATTCTGTGCGGGTTCTCCGAAGCGGCCATGGCCGCCCATGCGGTGCGCGATCTGGTCTATCCGGACGAGGCCCTGCATTTCGAGTATTCCACCTCGCTGGGCGTGCCCCACGCATGA
- a CDS encoding TlpA disulfide reductase family protein produces the protein MIRFLLLLGLLMLPTGGDAAGSPEIDPKFKELAAKIDGFRLAVNRPPVPPVVFIRNMDEPVRLIDFKGRVVVLNLWATWCPPCIKEMPDLNALQVRFKDQPLDVVAVASGSQMGKSPRKFLEERGLDALTLYADPAQKLIDIFGSDTLPTTLIISPNGYVLGGVLGATDWNTEEVAAALRHLMKTIKE, from the coding sequence ATGATCCGCTTTTTGCTGTTGCTGGGCCTGTTGATGTTGCCGACCGGGGGCGACGCGGCGGGAAGTCCGGAGATTGATCCCAAATTCAAAGAATTGGCGGCTAAGATCGATGGGTTTCGGCTTGCGGTGAACCGGCCTCCGGTGCCGCCGGTGGTGTTCATCCGCAATATGGACGAACCGGTGCGTCTGATCGACTTCAAGGGACGGGTGGTGGTGCTCAATCTCTGGGCCACCTGGTGCCCGCCCTGTATCAAGGAAATGCCCGACCTCAACGCCTTACAGGTGCGCTTCAAAGATCAGCCCCTGGATGTGGTGGCGGTGGCCTCGGGCTCTCAGATGGGCAAGTCGCCGCGCAAATTCCTTGAGGAGCGGGGACTGGATGCCCTGACTCTCTATGCCGACCCGGCGCAAAAGCTGATCGATATCTTTGGCTCCGATACCCTGCCCACCACCTTGATCATCAGTCCCAATGGCTATGTGTTGGGAGGGGTCCTGGGCGCCACCGATTGGAATACCGAAGAAGTGGCGGCGGCTCTGCGGCACCTGATGAAGACGATCAAAGAATAG
- a CDS encoding aminoglycoside phosphotransferase family protein gives MTRDQTITQFLDRAGWHDADRRPLADDASFRRYDRVTLGERRAVLMDAPPDKEDVRPFLRVARHLTGLGLSAPEIFAEEADHGLLLLEDLGDDTYTRLLARGGDEEALYALAVDLLIALHRHAPTESLFDGLPPYDDETLMTEALLLPDWYSAAQQGTAPSDSLRDSYRKAWMKVLPRVRLQPDTLVLRDYHVDNLLQLPDRDGVAACGLLDFQDALAGPPAYDVMSLLEDARRDIAPDLKQRMLNRYGAAFPALDRAAFETAFTILAAQRHAKVIGIFTRLCVRDGKPVYLSHIPRVWRLLEAALEHPALAPVAQWVDTHIPPSQRGIPPCPHATP, from the coding sequence GTGACCAGAGATCAGACCATTACGCAGTTCCTCGACCGTGCCGGTTGGCACGATGCCGATCGGCGCCCGCTGGCCGATGACGCCTCGTTCCGCCGCTATGATCGTGTGACCCTGGGCGAGCGCCGCGCGGTGCTCATGGATGCGCCTCCGGACAAGGAGGATGTGCGGCCGTTTCTACGGGTGGCAAGGCATCTGACCGGCCTGGGACTCTCGGCCCCGGAAATCTTCGCCGAAGAGGCGGATCACGGCCTGCTGCTGCTCGAAGATCTGGGCGATGATACCTATACCCGGCTACTGGCCAGGGGGGGCGACGAGGAAGCACTCTATGCCCTGGCGGTGGACCTGCTCATTGCCCTGCACCGCCATGCGCCCACCGAGAGCCTGTTTGACGGCCTGCCGCCTTATGACGACGAGACGTTGATGACCGAGGCGTTGTTGTTGCCCGACTGGTACAGTGCCGCACAACAGGGCACGGCACCATCGGACAGCCTTCGGGACTCCTACCGAAAAGCTTGGATGAAAGTCCTGCCCCGGGTCCGCCTACAGCCCGACACATTGGTGCTGCGCGACTATCATGTGGATAACCTGCTGCAATTGCCGGATCGCGACGGGGTGGCCGCCTGTGGCCTGTTGGATTTTCAAGATGCCCTGGCCGGCCCCCCGGCGTATGACGTGATGTCCTTGTTGGAGGACGCCCGGCGGGACATCGCCCCCGACCTTAAACAACGCATGCTGAATCGCTATGGAGCCGCCTTCCCGGCGCTTGACCGGGCGGCCTTCGAGACCGCCTTCACCATTCTCGCCGCCCAGCGCCATGCCAAGGTTATCGGTATCTTCACCCGACTCTGTGTGCGCGACGGCAAGCCGGTCTATCTATCCCATATTCCAAGGGTCTGGCGGCTATTGGAAGCGGCGCTGGAGCATCCGGCTCTGGCCCCGGTCGCCCAATGGGTGGATACTCATATTCCGCCGAGCCAAAGAGGGATTCCCCCATGTCCGCACGCGACACCATGA
- the pyrC gene encoding dihydroorotase, whose translation MAVTDIPPPPTAYVNARLMDPATGLDQPGTLYAEGETIADLGPGLFADGVPSHAQTVDCEGLILSPGLVDMRVQLREPGEEHKGTLASAGLAAAAGGVTSMVCLPNTRPVIDDVSVVEFVARRARLLGLAKVYPYGAVTKGLEGQELAEMGMLAESGAVAFTDGTVPVADTATMRRALQYAATFDLLIVQHPEEPGLAGSGVVNAGTMATRLGLVGIPPQAEVMMIERDLRLLELTGGRLHFAHVTTGEAIDVIRRAKVRGLQVTCDTAPFYFALNELAVGDYRTFSKLSPPLRTEDDRLAVIEGLRDGTIDVIASDHAPEDEEAKRLPFGQAAYGGIGLETLLPITLELVRNGHLELIEALRLITSAPADLLGLTGGRLTKGAPADLLLFDPEKPWKIDRDDMISKSKNTPFDGYLTQGRPKRTVVDGRTVFQF comes from the coding sequence ATGGCCGTTACCGATATTCCACCGCCCCCCACCGCTTACGTCAACGCCCGGCTGATGGATCCGGCCACCGGCCTGGATCAGCCGGGGACCCTCTATGCCGAAGGCGAGACCATCGCCGATCTGGGCCCCGGACTGTTTGCCGACGGTGTACCCAGCCACGCTCAGACGGTGGATTGCGAGGGCCTTATTCTCTCCCCCGGGCTAGTGGACATGCGGGTGCAACTGCGCGAGCCGGGAGAAGAGCACAAAGGTACCCTGGCCTCGGCCGGGCTCGCCGCGGCCGCCGGAGGCGTGACCTCCATGGTCTGCCTGCCCAATACCAGGCCGGTCATTGATGATGTCTCAGTGGTGGAATTTGTTGCCCGCCGAGCCCGCCTGCTGGGGCTGGCCAAGGTCTATCCCTATGGCGCCGTGACCAAGGGGCTGGAAGGGCAGGAACTGGCCGAGATGGGCATGCTGGCGGAATCCGGAGCCGTGGCCTTTACCGACGGGACCGTTCCCGTTGCCGACACGGCGACCATGCGCCGGGCTTTGCAATATGCCGCCACCTTCGATCTCTTGATCGTGCAGCACCCCGAAGAACCGGGCTTGGCCGGAAGCGGTGTGGTCAATGCCGGGACCATGGCCACCCGCCTTGGCCTGGTGGGCATTCCGCCCCAAGCCGAAGTGATGATGATCGAGCGGGACTTGCGGCTGTTGGAGCTGACCGGCGGACGCCTGCATTTCGCCCATGTGACCACCGGCGAGGCCATCGACGTGATTCGGCGCGCCAAGGTCCGGGGCCTACAAGTGACTTGTGACACCGCGCCGTTCTACTTTGCCCTCAACGAATTGGCGGTGGGTGACTATCGCACCTTCTCCAAGCTGTCGCCGCCCTTGCGCACCGAGGATGACCGCCTTGCGGTGATTGAAGGCCTGCGCGACGGCACCATTGATGTGATCGCTTCGGACCATGCACCGGAAGACGAAGAAGCCAAACGCTTGCCCTTTGGTCAGGCGGCCTACGGCGGAATCGGCTTGGAAACCTTGCTACCCATCACCTTGGAACTGGTCCGCAACGGTCATCTGGAATTGATCGAGGCACTGCGCCTGATCACCTCGGCGCCCGCCGACCTGCTCGGCCTGACCGGCGGGCGGCTGACAAAAGGTGCTCCGGCGGACCTTTTGCTCTTCGACCCGGAGAAACCCTGGAAGATTGACCGGGACGATATGATCAGCAAATCCAAGAATACCCCCTTTGATGGCTACCTGACCCAAGGTCGGCCCAAGCGCACCGTGGTCGACGGACGCACGGTTTTCCAATTTTGA
- a CDS encoding nucleotidyltransferase family protein → MSARDTMKPLSHGMVLAAGLGLRMRPITETLPKPLVRVAGRTMLDHAIDRMIEGGVGNVVVNMHYLPEQVESHMAGRDDLAVTLSDERGQLLETGGGVAKALPYLDDGSGSGFFVANSDTLLLNGPIPALARMGEVWDPDNMDALLLVHLSAHAFGYDGVGDFLVDPVGRLERRPEGEVAPFLFTGVQILHPRLFSNVPEGPFSLNLLYDRAIESGRAFGIVHDGEWFHVGTPDALNEVEVFMGQRFPESRRR, encoded by the coding sequence ATGTCCGCACGCGACACCATGAAACCCCTATCCCACGGCATGGTTCTGGCCGCCGGATTGGGCCTGCGCATGCGACCAATCACCGAGACTCTTCCGAAGCCTTTGGTGCGGGTCGCCGGGCGGACCATGCTCGATCACGCCATTGACCGGATGATCGAAGGCGGGGTCGGCAACGTTGTGGTGAATATGCATTATCTGCCGGAACAGGTGGAATCGCATATGGCCGGCCGCGATGACCTGGCTGTCACTCTGTCCGACGAGCGCGGCCAATTGCTGGAGACCGGCGGTGGCGTGGCCAAGGCCCTGCCTTATCTGGATGACGGATCGGGGAGCGGCTTTTTCGTCGCCAATTCCGATACCTTGCTGCTCAATGGACCCATACCGGCCTTGGCCCGCATGGGCGAAGTCTGGGACCCCGACAACATGGATGCCTTGCTGCTGGTGCATCTGTCGGCCCATGCCTTCGGCTATGACGGAGTCGGCGATTTTCTGGTCGATCCCGTGGGTCGGTTGGAGAGGCGCCCGGAAGGTGAAGTGGCGCCTTTCCTGTTCACCGGGGTGCAAATCCTCCACCCGCGTCTGTTCAGCAATGTTCCCGAGGGGCCTTTTTCCCTCAACCTGCTATATGACCGGGCCATCGAATCCGGGCGGGCCTTCGGGATCGTTCATGACGGAGAATGGTTCCATGTGGGCACTCCCGATGCCCTGAACGAAGTGGAAGTCTTCATGGGGCAGCGCTTCCCTGAAAGCCGCCGCCGGTGA
- a CDS encoding aspartate carbamoyltransferase catalytic subunit translates to MNDSIDPMHFTHRHLLGIEGLTPPEISLILDKSEAYVDQNRQANKKKDLLNGRTIINLFFEDSTRTRTSFDAAAQRLGADVITMNVATSSVKKGETLIDTAMTLNAMHPDVLVVRHNQSGAVKLLSEKVHGAVINAGDGAHEHPTQALLDALTIRRRRGHLDNLTVAICGDIAHSRVARSNIHLLNTMGARVRLIAPRTLIPRGIDELGAEVFFDMRQGLKDVDIVMMLRLQRERMQANYFPSIREYFHFFGLTYDNLAMAKPDALIMHPGPMNRGVEIDSEVADDFGRSVIREQVEMGVAVRMAVLEVLTDNLPPIEGAG, encoded by the coding sequence ATGAACGATTCCATCGACCCGATGCATTTTACCCACCGTCATCTGCTCGGCATCGAGGGGCTGACCCCGCCGGAAATTTCACTGATTCTGGACAAGTCCGAAGCCTACGTGGACCAGAATCGGCAGGCCAACAAGAAAAAGGACCTGCTGAACGGACGCACGATCATCAATCTGTTCTTCGAGGATTCGACCCGTACGCGGACCTCGTTCGACGCCGCGGCTCAGCGCCTGGGCGCGGATGTGATCACCATGAACGTGGCCACCAGTTCGGTGAAAAAGGGCGAGACCCTGATCGATACGGCCATGACCCTGAACGCCATGCATCCCGACGTGCTGGTGGTGCGCCACAATCAATCGGGGGCGGTGAAGCTGCTCAGCGAAAAGGTCCATGGCGCGGTGATCAATGCCGGAGACGGGGCTCATGAACATCCCACGCAGGCCCTGCTGGACGCCCTGACCATCCGCCGTCGGCGCGGGCACCTGGATAACCTGACCGTGGCGATCTGCGGCGATATCGCCCATTCACGGGTGGCCCGTTCCAACATCCATCTGCTTAATACCATGGGCGCCCGGGTGCGGCTGATCGCGCCTCGAACCCTGATCCCCCGGGGTATCGATGAACTGGGGGCCGAGGTCTTTTTTGATATGCGCCAAGGCCTGAAGGACGTGGACATCGTGATGATGCTGCGCCTGCAACGGGAGCGCATGCAGGCCAACTATTTCCCGTCTATCCGTGAGTATTTTCACTTCTTCGGCCTGACTTACGACAATCTGGCCATGGCCAAACCGGATGCGCTGATCATGCACCCCGGTCCCATGAACCGAGGCGTCGAAATCGATTCGGAAGTGGCCGACGATTTTGGTCGCAGCGTGATCCGTGAACAGGTGGAAATGGGCGTTGCCGTGCGTATGGCGGTCTTGGAGGTGCTGACCGATAACCTGCCGCCGATCGAGGGAGCAGGCTGA
- the tsaE gene encoding tRNA (adenosine(37)-N6)-threonylcarbamoyltransferase complex ATPase subunit type 1 TsaE: MTGMSRTIHLADEAATRALASTLAERAKPGDVIALSGTLGTGKSVFARAFIHARGCREEVPSPTFTLVQIYDLPDGAIHHFDLYRLAAPDEAWELDIEDAFAEGISLIEWPENLGSLLPPAHLALRLEMGEAESARKAILAGHGDWRDRLEGL; this comes from the coding sequence ATGACCGGGATGTCGCGCACCATCCATTTGGCCGACGAGGCCGCCACGCGAGCCCTGGCATCGACCTTGGCGGAGCGGGCCAAGCCGGGCGACGTCATCGCCTTATCGGGGACCCTAGGCACTGGAAAAAGCGTTTTTGCCCGAGCGTTCATTCATGCGCGGGGCTGCCGCGAGGAAGTTCCCAGCCCGACCTTTACCCTGGTCCAAATTTATGACCTGCCCGACGGCGCCATCCATCATTTCGACCTCTATCGTCTGGCGGCCCCGGATGAGGCCTGGGAGCTGGACATCGAGGATGCCTTTGCCGAGGGAATCAGCCTGATCGAATGGCCGGAGAATCTGGGCAGCCTGCTGCCCCCGGCGCATCTGGCTCTGCGGCTGGAAATGGGTGAGGCCGAGAGCGCACGAAAAGCCATCCTCGCCGGTCATGGGGACTGGCGGGATCGGCTAGAAGGGCTGTAA